A genome region from Maridesulfovibrio salexigens DSM 2638 includes the following:
- a CDS encoding acyl-CoA dehydratase activase: protein MIAGIDIGSRSMELVVLEGDEIAFKRKLPTTFDPSAQIQTILEDVKLDRIAATGYGRKLVTEELTGCECFSLTEIKAYALGVSHLYPEARTILDIGGQDTKAISLLGNGKVAKFEMNDRCAAGTGKFLEHLATVFQIPIEDFGNYALEGTEPLMINSMCTVFAETEATSLMAQGKNPRDIALGLHGSIVRRTTNMLGRVGLKGPLVFAGGVANNPCVVSMLKESLDIDPLIPEEPDFAGALGAALHGKVQ from the coding sequence ATGATTGCTGGCATTGATATCGGCTCACGTTCCATGGAACTGGTAGTTCTTGAAGGTGATGAAATTGCTTTCAAACGCAAGCTTCCGACCACTTTTGATCCCTCAGCGCAAATCCAGACAATACTGGAAGACGTCAAACTGGATCGCATTGCAGCCACCGGATACGGACGCAAGCTGGTTACCGAAGAACTTACCGGATGCGAGTGTTTTTCACTGACCGAAATTAAGGCGTACGCTCTGGGAGTTTCGCACCTCTACCCCGAAGCACGGACAATTCTTGATATCGGCGGGCAGGACACAAAAGCAATTTCACTGCTGGGTAACGGCAAGGTAGCGAAATTCGAAATGAATGACCGCTGCGCCGCCGGGACAGGAAAATTTCTGGAACATCTGGCGACAGTTTTTCAGATTCCCATCGAAGATTTCGGAAACTACGCATTGGAAGGAACCGAGCCGCTGATGATTAACAGCATGTGTACTGTTTTTGCGGAAACCGAGGCAACTTCACTCATGGCTCAAGGTAAAAATCCACGTGATATTGCACTGGGTCTGCATGGTTCCATTGTACGCCGCACCACGAACATGCTGGGCCGTGTAGGTTTGAAAGGGCCGCTGGTCTTCGCGGGCGGAGTTGCCAACAATCCTTGTGTTGTCAGTATGTTGAAAGAATCTTTGGACATTGATCCGCTGATTCCTGAAGAGCCTGATTTTGCAGGAGCACTGGGCGCAGCCCTGCACGGAAAGGTGCAATAA
- the pbpC gene encoding penicillin-binding protein 1C, producing the protein MRKKILFIFGGVLFFLIASFFALDLLLPFPEHKLYQPVASVVKDRDGKVLRIFLPPDGARRMHADFDKISPALKKTLLASEDQWFEYHPGINPISIVRAAIMNIAAGRVVSGASTIPMQIARMAEPKKRTLWAKSIESFRALQLKLHHSNEELLEIYLNMLPYGGNIVGVGAASHFYFGHGPDTLSLGEAALLTTIPRGPVYYDPLRNPQQAREGRDRVMHQLAAKGVFPEEEITRNMKLPLPDSIKPVPLEAPHFSRMVLERNGRENEVKTTLDSTLQQAAQEMLKTHVARLRSDDIDNAACVIIHIPSREIRALVGSADFFEKGYGGAINLADKKRSPGSTLKPFIYGLAFDQGKLVPNSFVYDIPVDYAGYSPQNYDRIYHGQVTVRQALAKSLNIPAVNTLASTGVAEFIELLKKGGISTLDKSPMEYGLPLALGGCEIKLTELTNLYASLADGGKFKPFTISRNENTVETQILSPQAAWLVLEMLSSVTRPEMNETWMLTRDMPETAWKTGTSFGHRDAWAVGLSGDYAIGVWVGNPDGRPRKGISGAVHGGPLLFDLLRMAAPGGKLPAPPEDSGLSEVEVCAHSRQLPGPFCTKRATIRTLAGKTRLHPCEDCRQIFVDSKSGYRISGECLGRKDIKAKIIRTIPAKLARWRAENNLEVPHLPPLAPDCGLIPSGIAPKIISPASNTPYLLRKDTPMKFQQIALKAEAGPDSGTLYWFLDGRLVNQGKFDEKLFTEINVGRHRISVSDEIGRADAVEFEVR; encoded by the coding sequence ATGAGGAAGAAAATTCTTTTTATATTTGGTGGAGTGTTATTCTTCCTGATCGCGTCTTTTTTTGCGCTTGATCTTCTATTACCTTTCCCTGAACACAAGCTGTATCAGCCTGTTGCCTCGGTTGTAAAAGACCGTGACGGCAAGGTGTTGCGTATTTTCCTGCCCCCGGACGGGGCGCGGCGCATGCATGCAGATTTTGACAAGATTTCTCCTGCATTGAAAAAAACCTTGCTTGCTTCAGAAGATCAATGGTTCGAATATCATCCGGGAATTAATCCCATTTCCATTGTCCGTGCTGCAATCATGAATATTGCCGCAGGCCGTGTTGTCTCCGGGGCCTCAACTATTCCCATGCAGATCGCACGTATGGCTGAGCCGAAGAAACGGACTTTATGGGCTAAATCCATTGAATCTTTCAGAGCCCTGCAACTCAAATTACATCACTCAAATGAAGAATTGCTGGAAATATACCTGAACATGCTGCCCTACGGTGGGAATATTGTCGGCGTGGGGGCGGCTTCCCATTTCTATTTCGGACATGGACCGGATACTCTTTCGCTGGGGGAAGCAGCTCTGCTGACCACCATTCCCCGTGGCCCTGTTTATTATGATCCCCTGCGCAATCCACAGCAGGCACGCGAAGGACGCGACCGCGTCATGCATCAACTGGCAGCAAAAGGTGTTTTTCCGGAAGAAGAAATTACGCGCAACATGAAACTCCCATTGCCTGATTCCATTAAGCCTGTCCCGCTTGAAGCACCTCACTTTTCCCGTATGGTCTTAGAGCGAAATGGGCGAGAAAATGAAGTAAAAACAACCCTTGATTCCACTTTGCAGCAGGCCGCACAGGAGATGCTCAAAACCCACGTAGCCCGTCTGCGTAGTGATGACATCGACAATGCTGCCTGCGTGATAATTCATATTCCAAGCCGCGAGATACGTGCACTGGTCGGTTCGGCGGATTTTTTTGAAAAAGGGTACGGCGGGGCCATCAATCTTGCTGACAAAAAACGCTCTCCCGGTTCAACCCTCAAGCCTTTCATCTACGGGCTGGCCTTCGATCAAGGCAAGCTGGTCCCGAATTCTTTCGTTTATGACATTCCCGTGGATTACGCCGGATATTCCCCGCAGAACTATGACCGCATTTATCATGGACAGGTCACGGTAAGGCAGGCTCTTGCAAAATCGCTCAATATCCCGGCAGTAAACACTCTCGCCAGCACCGGGGTAGCGGAATTTATCGAGCTGCTCAAAAAAGGAGGAATCAGCACACTTGATAAATCGCCAATGGAATACGGACTGCCCCTTGCCTTGGGTGGCTGCGAAATCAAGCTGACCGAGCTGACCAACCTTTATGCGTCACTTGCTGATGGTGGTAAGTTCAAACCTTTCACAATTTCCCGCAATGAAAATACGGTAGAAACACAGATTCTTTCTCCGCAGGCAGCATGGCTTGTTCTTGAAATGCTTTCATCGGTAACCAGACCGGAAATGAATGAGACATGGATGCTTACCCGCGACATGCCTGAAACGGCTTGGAAAACCGGAACTTCTTTCGGACACCGTGACGCTTGGGCAGTGGGTCTTTCGGGTGATTACGCCATCGGCGTTTGGGTTGGAAACCCTGATGGCAGGCCGCGCAAAGGAATATCCGGGGCTGTCCACGGCGGACCTCTTCTTTTCGATCTGCTTCGCATGGCTGCACCGGGAGGCAAACTCCCCGCACCGCCGGAGGATTCAGGGCTCAGTGAAGTGGAAGTCTGCGCCCACAGCCGTCAACTCCCCGGACCATTCTGCACCAAGCGCGCAACAATCCGCACCCTTGCCGGAAAAACACGCTTGCATCCATGCGAAGACTGCCGTCAGATTTTCGTGGATTCCAAAAGCGGTTATCGAATTTCCGGTGAATGTCTCGGACGCAAAGACATCAAGGCAAAAATCATCCGTACTATCCCTGCCAAACTTGCCAGATGGCGGGCGGAAAACAATCTCGAAGTACCACACCTGCCACCACTGGCGCCGGACTGCGGGCTGATTCCTTCCGGTATCGCCCCGAAAATAATATCTCCGGCATCAAACACGCCCTACCTGCTACGCAAGGACACCCCGATGAAATTCCAGCAGATTGCCCTCAAAGCAGAAGCTGGACCGGACAGCGGAACCTTATACTGGTTCCTTGACGGACGCTTGGTCAATCAAGGCAAGTTTGATGAGAAGCTGTTCACCGAAATAAACGTTGGACGACACAGGATTTCAGTAAGTGATGAAATCGGAAGGGCTGATGCTGTGGAATTTGAGGTGCGGTAA
- a CDS encoding SidJ-related pseudokinase — MRKNEATAYARGLTPEREFSAAYMDVRNLRSLLEKEPECADNEIVHAVWDILIEQRYSSQRMSQLLYRECSKAMAAVGHGCPDSGVSHSALQLQVQAASSCKKYASIEASGGLGVLPFDISLPEPPDSFSGFAPSVKWETLLSNAEVVGEPVFSGRSAVMDAKGDNRIFAIKILRKGENPEGLHLEGRWMERLCNESAADGVRFDCPQPYTIGGHVVFKLEGLPADAPENLHEDRFAMAYHAHSDYFIYPNDDREDKRSSAEEMLEIMGRNSFLLGQLAGRGIVHDAPIPLFHNRVQATRRTDEGVYEWRRFGRLDRWLDSCRYPNFGRSGLRDFEHLQVMKPGRDPFYWAIGSHFMSILLVLGSWFRAQEPELCGLDVNDEPIDARHLFDADFFEQVVKHCFDKYYHGFTGKEFHNEIDLHIPELVQDMINEMGVDRHMFEFMRVVDQELLEDDEFRKYLIKCGMKPDKAYSIEKNKEDIPLTTGPHLGDFNSTISLPEIIEWSAMAAGCCIASRALGDRWG, encoded by the coding sequence TTGAGAAAAAACGAAGCTACTGCTTATGCGCGGGGATTAACCCCGGAACGGGAATTCAGCGCTGCTTATATGGATGTACGCAACCTGCGCTCATTGCTTGAGAAAGAACCAGAATGCGCGGATAACGAAATCGTCCATGCGGTTTGGGATATACTTATTGAACAGCGTTACAGCTCTCAGCGTATGTCGCAGCTTCTTTATCGTGAATGCTCCAAAGCTATGGCGGCTGTCGGACACGGGTGCCCGGATTCGGGTGTTTCGCATTCAGCCTTGCAACTACAGGTTCAAGCTGCCTCAAGCTGTAAGAAATACGCTTCTATCGAGGCTTCCGGCGGACTGGGTGTTCTACCATTTGATATATCTCTGCCAGAACCGCCGGACTCGTTTTCCGGCTTTGCGCCCAGTGTAAAATGGGAAACTCTGCTCAGTAATGCCGAAGTTGTGGGCGAACCTGTTTTTTCCGGTCGCAGTGCGGTTATGGATGCCAAGGGCGATAACCGCATTTTCGCCATTAAAATTTTACGCAAGGGCGAGAATCCTGAAGGTTTACACCTTGAGGGCCGCTGGATGGAACGCCTGTGCAATGAGAGTGCTGCAGACGGTGTCCGTTTCGATTGTCCCCAGCCTTACACTATTGGTGGGCACGTGGTTTTCAAGCTGGAAGGGCTGCCCGCAGATGCACCGGAAAACCTGCATGAAGATCGGTTCGCCATGGCCTACCATGCTCATAGCGATTATTTCATTTACCCTAATGATGACCGCGAGGATAAGCGTAGTTCCGCGGAAGAAATGCTTGAAATAATGGGCCGTAACTCTTTCCTGCTAGGTCAATTGGCAGGACGGGGCATAGTTCATGATGCGCCTATTCCTCTTTTCCATAATAGGGTGCAGGCCACCAGACGCACGGATGAAGGCGTGTATGAATGGCGCAGATTCGGGCGATTGGACCGGTGGTTGGACTCCTGCCGCTATCCAAATTTCGGGCGTTCCGGTTTGCGGGACTTTGAGCATTTACAGGTAATGAAGCCGGGACGTGATCCATTTTACTGGGCCATCGGTTCACATTTCATGTCTATCCTGCTGGTGCTTGGCAGTTGGTTTCGGGCACAGGAGCCTGAACTTTGCGGTCTGGATGTCAACGATGAGCCAATTGATGCCCGCCATTTATTCGATGCAGATTTCTTTGAGCAAGTGGTTAAGCATTGCTTCGACAAATATTACCACGGGTTTACCGGAAAAGAATTTCATAATGAAATCGACCTGCATATCCCGGAACTGGTGCAGGATATGATTAATGAGATGGGTGTTGATCGGCACATGTTTGAATTTATGCGTGTGGTGGATCAGGAACTTCTGGAAGACGATGAGTTTCGCAAATATCTCATTAAATGCGGTATGAAACCGGATAAGGCTTATTCCATAGAAAAGAATAAAGAAGATATTCCCCTTACAACCGGACCGCATCTGGGAGACTTCAACAGTACCATATCATTGCCTGAAATTATCGAATGGTCTGCCATGGCTGCGGGGTGTTGTATTGCTTCGCGGGCTTTGGGAGATAGGTGGGGATAA
- a CDS encoding double-cubane-cluster-containing anaerobic reductase: MEKASYTDMWENLNLDIEAHEGLLEVLGKFYGDIYMSQQGRLQGMEYLDFVLSEVHGLRIQELVEAKEQGRKIIGTFCVFVPEELTLAVDAIQVGLCAGADAGTEAAETVVPRNTCALIKSFIGFKMAKICPYTESCDLIIGETTCDGKKKAYEAFGEMAPMYVMEIPQRKEASERALWKAEVMRYKEELEKLTGKTITAEALKKSIKTVNDKRRALQRLNTLRAAVPTPISGRDVLLINQVSFYDDPIRFTNSINTLCDQIEERIAKNEGIVPEKTPRLMLAGCPMAVPNWKLPYIVESSGAVVVSEESCIGTRNTRDLVDESAETIEEMIDAICERYMKIDCACFTPNDERLENIKKLAEETKVDGVIHYSLMFCQPYTHETFKVEKALADAEVPMLAIETDYSMEDVEQLKTRVEAFVEIIS, encoded by the coding sequence ATGGAAAAAGCTTCGTACACCGATATGTGGGAAAACCTGAACCTCGACATTGAAGCCCATGAAGGGTTGCTTGAAGTTCTGGGCAAATTTTACGGCGATATCTACATGAGCCAGCAGGGACGCTTGCAAGGTATGGAATACCTTGATTTCGTACTCTCCGAGGTTCACGGGCTCCGCATTCAGGAACTTGTGGAAGCCAAGGAACAGGGCCGTAAGATCATCGGAACCTTCTGCGTATTCGTTCCTGAAGAACTGACTCTTGCCGTGGATGCAATCCAAGTAGGTCTCTGTGCCGGAGCTGATGCAGGAACCGAAGCAGCCGAAACCGTTGTTCCGCGCAACACCTGCGCCCTGATCAAATCCTTCATCGGCTTTAAAATGGCTAAAATCTGTCCTTACACCGAATCCTGCGACCTGATCATCGGCGAAACAACTTGTGACGGAAAAAAGAAAGCCTACGAAGCATTCGGCGAAATGGCACCTATGTACGTCATGGAAATTCCCCAGCGCAAGGAAGCTTCCGAGCGTGCACTTTGGAAGGCCGAAGTTATGCGCTACAAGGAAGAGCTTGAAAAACTGACTGGAAAAACCATCACAGCTGAAGCACTCAAGAAATCCATCAAGACCGTCAACGACAAACGCCGCGCCCTGCAACGTTTGAACACTCTGCGCGCCGCTGTGCCCACCCCCATTTCCGGGCGTGATGTTCTGCTCATCAATCAGGTCAGCTTTTATGATGATCCGATCCGCTTCACCAATTCCATTAATACTCTCTGCGACCAGATTGAAGAGCGCATTGCTAAAAATGAAGGTATCGTTCCTGAAAAAACTCCCCGACTCATGCTCGCCGGATGTCCTATGGCTGTGCCTAACTGGAAGCTGCCCTACATTGTAGAAAGTTCCGGCGCTGTAGTTGTTTCCGAAGAATCCTGCATCGGTACCCGCAATACCCGCGATCTGGTGGATGAATCTGCAGAAACCATAGAAGAAATGATCGACGCCATCTGTGAACGTTACATGAAAATCGACTGTGCCTGCTTCACTCCAAACGATGAACGTCTTGAAAACATCAAAAAACTTGCCGAAGAAACCAAAGTTGACGGTGTTATCCACTACTCACTCATGTTCTGCCAGCCATACACCCATGAGACTTTCAAGGTTGAAAAAGCGCTGGCTGACGCAGAAGTGCCCATGCTGGCAATTGAAACCGACTACAGCATGGAAGATGTCGAACAGCTGAAAACTCGCGTTGAAGCATTTGTAGAAATTATATCCTAG